The following are encoded in a window of Perca fluviatilis chromosome 21, GENO_Pfluv_1.0, whole genome shotgun sequence genomic DNA:
- the LOC120551552 gene encoding dnaJ homolog subfamily C member 7-like, translating into MAAVDIDVPVDTEPQIHNPEDMDRQAEGFKEQGNAFYSKKEYSEAFNYYTKAIDVSPKNASYYGNRAATLMMLCRFREALEDSQQAVRLDDCFMKGHLREGKCHLLLGNAMAANRCFQKVLELEPSNKEAEQENKTAGTLLEYERMADFGFEKRDFRKVVYCMDRALAVASACHRFKILKAECLALLGRYPEAQSVASDILRMDSTNADALYVRGLCLYYEDCIDKAVQFFVQALRMAPDHEKARLACRNAKALKAKKEEGNQAFKNCNYEAAYQLYTEALTIDPNNIKTNAKLYCNRATAGAKLKKLNQAIDDCTSAIKLDDTYIKAYLRRAQCYMNTEQYEEAVRDYEKVYQTEKTSDHKHLLKTAQLELKKSKRKDYYKVLGVSKNATEDEIKKAYRKRALMHHPDRHSAATPEVQKEEEKKFKEVGEAFTVLSDPKKKMRYDSGHDLEDEGSCDGGDFDANNIFRAFFGGHGGGGGGGYSFDSSPDSGPGNFFFQFG; encoded by the exons ATGGCAGCTGTTGACATCGACGTGCCGGTGGACACAGAACCTCAAATCCACAATCCAGAGGACATGGATcg TCAGGCTGAAGGCTTCAAAGAGCAAGGAAATGCATTCTACAGCAAGAAAGAATACTCTGAGGCTTTCAACTATTATACTAAAGCCATAG ATGTAAGCCCCAAAAATGCCAGTTATTATGGCAACAGGGCAGCCACCCTCATGATGCTCTGTCGCTTTCGAGAGGCCCTAGAAGATTCCCAGCAGGCTGTGCGGCTGGATGACTGTTTCATGAAG GGTCATCTACGTGAGGGCAAGTGCCACCTGTTGTTGGGAAATGCCATGGCGGCCAATCGCTGCTTTCAAAAGGTTTTGGAGCTTGAGCCCAGCAACAAAGAGGCCGAGCAGGAG AATAAGACTGCAGGGACTCTACTGGAGTACGAACGAATGGCAGATTTTGGCTTTGAGAAGCGGGATTTCAGAAAG GTGGTGTACTGCATGGACCGGGCCTTAGCTGTGGCTTCTGCCTGCCACCGCTTCAAAATCCTCAAGGCCGAGTGTCTGGCTCTGCTGGGACGCTATCCTGAAGCCCAGTCTGTAGCGAG CGATATCCTGCGAATGGATTCCACGAACGCAGACGCACTCTACGTCCGAGGCCTGTGTCTCTACTACGAGGACTGCATCGATAAAGCTGTACAATTCTTCGTCCAGGCTCTGCGCATGGCACCTGACCACGAAAAGGCCCGGCTAGCCTGCAGG AATGCCAAAGCCTTAAAAGCCAAGAAAGAGGAGGGCAATCAGGCATTTAAGAACTGCAACTATGAAGCCGCCTACCAGCTGTATACCGAGGCACTGACGATAGACCCCAACAACATCAAGACCAATGCTAAACTCTACTGCAACAGAGCCACGGCAGGAGCAAAG CTGAAGAAACTTAATCAAGCCATTGATGACTGCACCAGCGCAATCAAACTAGATGACACTTACATCAAGGCCTACTTAAGAAGAGCTCAGTG TTACATGAACACGGAGCAGTATGAAGAGGCCGTACGAGACTATGAAAAAGTTTACCAGACAGAAAAAACATCAG ATCACAAACATCTGCTGAAGACAGCACAGCTGGAGCTGAAGAAGAGCAAAAGGAAAGATTACTACAAGGTGTTGGGGGTCAGCAAGAACGCCACCGAGGACGAGATCAAAAAAGCCTATCGCAAACGGGCCCTTATGCACCACCCAG ACCGCCACAGTGCGGCAACTCCAGAGGTgcagaaggaggaggaaaagaaattCAAGGAGGTGGGCGAGGCCTTCACTGTGCTCTCTGACCCAAAGAAGAAGATGCGCTACGATAGTGGACACGACCTGGAAGATGAGGGCTCCTGTGATGGTGGAG